A window from Drosophila nasuta strain 15112-1781.00 chromosome 3, ASM2355853v1, whole genome shotgun sequence encodes these proteins:
- the LOC132789952 gene encoding uncharacterized protein LOC132789952, with product MRGTANWIICLGLTIVVWLVFHYYHFIGAQNEPKSDNELQETLSESCKTSSIDVYLHFFWIFACIYALSKFTELSERYLSAKIAFKERNSDIRVLNEEWEKTLKLYEQDKMQLDSQLKALREKNCGLEQSMQDLRDCNLHLISENFMRTVLQDQQIQGLAQRVQDQQPSNIYITNRHIHLTRQVFVNEGDLDIDIGSRTAGGQDFETSDKSLNVWVQYLKMRKCYMGPIADPKLVFNGDSDRFPPIVMTTEQLAKLQGMI from the exons ATGCGGGGCACTGCCAATTGGATAATATGCTTGGGATTGACCATAGTTGTATGGCTGGtctttcattattatcatttcaTTGGGGCACAAAATGAACCCAAATCTG ACAACGAACTTCAGGAAACGCTTTCGGAGAGTTGCAAAACAAGTTCAATTGATGTTTATTTGCACTTCTTCTGGATCTTTGCATGCATCTATGCATTATCGAAGTTTACTGAATTATCTGAACGTTATCTGAGCGCCAAAATCGCATTCAAGGAGCGCAACTCAGATATTCGAGTGCTCAACGAAGAGTGGGAGAAGACTCTTAAGCTCTACGAACAGgacaaaatgcaattagatTCTCAGCTAAAAGCATTGCGCGAAAAGAACTGCGGATTGGAGCAATCGATGCAGGATTTGCGGGATTGTAATCTGCATTTGATCAGTGAGAATTTTATGCGCACTGTGCTTCAGGATCAACAGATTCAGGGACTGGCACAACGTGTCCAGGATCAGCAGCCATCGAACATATACATCACCAATCGTCACATCCACCTGACACGTCAGGTATTTGTCAACGAGGGAGATCTTGATATCGATATCGGTTCACGAACAGCCGGAGGACAGGATTTTGAAACGTCAGATAAATCCTTGAACGTATGGGTTCAATATCTCAAGATGCGCAAGTGTTATATGGGACCTATAGCTGATCCAAAATTGGTCTTTAATGGCGATTCGGACCGATTTCCTCCGATTGTGATGACTACAGAGCAATTGGCcaaattacagg GCATGATCTAA